One Vitis vinifera cultivar Pinot Noir 40024 chromosome 8, ASM3070453v1 genomic window carries:
- the LOC100243197 gene encoding uncharacterized protein LOC100243197 has product MINTTNGMMSPSSSSATNNAQSPGLKTYFKTPEGRYKLHYEKTHPAGLLHYGHGKTVTQVTLAHLKDKPVSASPPAPPSSYSTGGGVRSAAARFLGGSNGSRALSFVGGNGGSKSVSGNGRIGSIGVSSLSNPTGTSNFDGKGTYLIFNVGDAIFICDLNTQDKDPIKSIHFSNSNPVCHAFDPDAKDGHDLLIGLNSGDVYSVSLRQQLLDLGKKLVGAQHYNKDGCVNSSRCTSIAWVPDGDGAFVVAHADGNLYVYEKSKEGAGDSSFPVIKDQTQFSVAHARYSKSNPIARWHICPGSINGVTFSTDGAYIATVGRDGYLRVFDFSREQLICGGKSYYGALLCCAWSVDGKYILTGGEDDLVQVWSMEDRKVVAWGEGHNSWVSGVAFDPFWSPPNSDGTGENIVYRFGSVGQDTQLLLWDLEMDEIVVPLRRCPGGSPTFSTGSQSSHWDNACPVGTLQPAPSIRDVPKLSPLVAHRVHTDPLSGLMFTQESVLTACREGHIKIWTRPGVAEIQSSNSEALLSTSSKDKQLLLSGKVGGNGYKQNNHQV; this is encoded by the exons ATGATCAACACAACCAACGGCATGATGTCACCGTCTTCCTCCTCAGCGACTAACAACGCGCAATCTCCTGGTCTCAAGACCTACTTCAAAACCCCAGAAGGCCGTTACAAGCTTCACTATGAGAAGACCCATCCTGCTGGTCTTCTTCACTACGGCCATGGTAAAACCGTTACTCAG GTAACCCTAGCGCATCTCAAGGATAAGCCGGTGTCAGCATCCCCGCCGGCTCCACCTTCTAGCTATAGCACTGGCGGTGGAGTGAGATCAGCGGCAGCCAGATTCTTAGGCGGCAGCAATGGGAGCCGAGCCCTTAGTTTTGTCGGAGGGAATGGTGGCAGTAAGAGTGTCAGTGGAAATGGTAGGATAGGGTCAATTGGGGTTTCTAGTTTGAGTAATCCGACAGGTACTTCCAATTTTGATGGGAAAGGGACTTACTTGATTTTCAATGTTGGGGATGCAATATTTATCTGTGATTTGAATACGCAAGATAAG GATCCCATAAAGTCTATACATTTTAGTAATTCGAATCCTGTTTGTCATGCATTTGACCCGGATGCTAAGGATGGACATGATTTGCTTATTGGGTTGAATTCTGGAGATG TCTACTCAGTGTCATTGAGGCAGCAATTACTAGATCTTGGGAAGAAGCTTGTTGGGGCCCAGCATTATAACAAAGATGGTTGTGTTAATAGCAG CCGTTGTACTAGCATTGCATGGGTCCCTGATGGTGATGGTGCTTTCGTTGTTGCTCATGCTGATGGAAATTTGTACGTGTATGAGAAG AGCAAAGAAGGTGCAGGTGATTCATCATTTCCTGTTATCAAGGATCAAACTCAATTTTCTGTTGCACATGCGCGTTATAGTAAG AGTAACCCAATTGCCAGATGGCATATTTGCCCAGGTTCAATTAATGGTGTTACTTTCTCAACTGATGGAGCCTATATTGCAACAGTCGGAAGAGATG GTTATCTGAGAGTGTTTGACTTCTCAAGAGAACAACTTATATGTGGTGGCAAAAGCTATTATGGTGCTCTATTATGTTGTGCTTGGAG CGTGgatggaaaatatattttgacTGGAGGTGAGGATGATCTAGTTCAAGTTTGGAGTATGGAAGATCGGAAGGTTGTGGCATGGGGTGAGGGACACAACTCTTGG GTCAGTGGAGTGGCTTTTGATCCATTTTGGTCACCGCCAAATTCAGATGGCACGGGGGAAAATATTGTGTATCGTTTTGGTTCTGTTGGTCAG GACACACAGTTACTTCTATGGGACCTGGAAATGGATGAGATTGTAGTGCCACTTCGCAGATGTCCTGGTGGGTCCCCAACTTTCAGTACCGGAAGCCAATCATCCCATTGGGACAATGCATGCCCAGTGGGTACTCTGCAACCGGCCCCAAGTATCCGAGATGTTCCGAAGCTATCCCCACTTGTTGCTCATCGTGTTCATACCGATCCCCTGTCCGGCTTGATGTTTACTCAGGAATCTGTCCTTACAGCCTGCCGAGAGGGGCACATAAAGATTTGGACGAGACCTGGGGTTGCTGAAATCCAGTCAAGCAACTCTGAAGCCCTTTTAAGTACCAGTTCAAAGGacaaacaattattattatccGGAAAAGTTGGTGGTAATGGTTACAAACAAAACAATCATCAGGTATGA
- the LOC100248323 gene encoding fasciclin-like arabinogalactan protein 11, which translates to MMKQLVSPVLLLILFLQCTRTSGQSSAPAPAPAGPTNITAILEKAGQYTTFIRLLKSTQMDDRINIQLNNSNQGLTIFAPTDNAFSNLKAGTLNSFTDQQKAQLVQFHVVSSFLSTSQFQTVSNPVSTQAGGSNSGDFSLNITTSGNQVNMTSGLTNTSVANTVYTDGQLAVYQIDQVLLPMGVVRPSAPPPETPKPKKAASPSDAPSDSTPASVDSSDATRLCFPRNPPITVSFAVAVAAALHLWL; encoded by the coding sequence ATGATGAAGCAGCTTGTCTCCCCAGTCCTCCTGCTGATCCTCTTCCTCCAGTGCACCAGAACTTCCGGTCAGTCTTCGGCACCGGCTCCAGCACCTGCCGGTCCCACCAACATCACCGCAATTCTGGAGAAGGCTGGTCAGTATACTACCTTCATTCGGCTGCTAAAGAGCACCCAGATGGACGACCGAATCAACATCCAACTCAACAATTCAAACCAGGGTCTCACCATATTTGCACCAACAGATAATGCCTTTTCAAACCTCAAAGCGGGTACCCTGAACTCATTCACTGATCAGCAGAAGGCCCAACTAGTGCAATTCCATGTAGTGTCTTCTTTCCTTTCTACCTCACAATTCCAGACCGTGAGCAACCCGGTGAGCACACAGGCGGGTGGTAGTAACAGCGGAGACTTCTCTCTGAATATCACAACGTCCGGAAATCAGGTGAACATGACATCAGGGCTTACCAATACATCAGTGGCCAACACAGTATACACTGATGGCCAGCTAGCAGTGTATCAGATCGACCAGGTGCTCCTTCCAATGGGTGTCGTGAGGCCTTCAGCACCACCTCCCGAAACCCCAAAGCCTAAGAAGGCTGCTTCTCCTTCAGATGCTCCATCTGATTCAACCCCCGCTTCTGTTGATTCTTCTGATGCAACCCGTTTGTGTTTTCCCCGCAATCCACCCATTACAGTATCCTTTGCGGTGGCTGTTGCTGCGGCGTTGCACTTATGGCTATAA
- the LOC100265508 gene encoding uncharacterized protein LOC100265508, with the protein MGAEEESSVGVGNNGGACNNTLDPPIQKVGISSEIMEEAPRGQQQRHQNLILEIPSRTHEGSTEDFVRINMPPTPNSTPKRVNFSPMPSPSYTKINVSPGPSPSKGRSSIKSLLPKLSFKYRSSTSEIEKAAILALGASSTGTREKPLTPRTSSLTKLFTPKMKRTSSLPVSPIAHSNPESMHGGNTIDLLDSAKGGSLLPIHRSHSVPVINKDESIRQMDSLGGVFRVVPTTPRVAEVTVATAIASPTVDAGGNDDDGEDIPEEEAVCRICMIELGEGADTLKMECSCKGELALAHQECAVKWFSIKGNKTCDVCKQEVQNLPVTLLRIQNAQALNLQGNRGRQAEATGYRVWQDVPVLVIVSMLAYFCFLEQLLVRKMGSSAIAISLPFSCILGLLASMTSTTLVRRRYVWVYASIQFGLVVFFAHIFYSLFHVQAVLSVLLATFAGFGVTMCGNSFVVEFLKWRRRWLAGSDQQHSSQEVTQMDGSPGTANPPQTGSPHHETEMGNSGNPRGS; encoded by the exons ATGGGAGCTGAAGAGGAGTCGTCTGTTGGCGTGGGAAATAATGGGGGTGCTTGCAACAACACGCTTGATCCTCCAATTCAAAAG gTTGGAATTTCATCTGAAATAATGGAGGAAGCCCCACGTGGTCAACAGCAGAGGCACCAAAACCTCATCTTAGAGATACCCTCAAGGACTCATGAGGGCTCTACTGAGGATTTTGTGAGAATAAACATGCCGCCAACACCAAATAGTACTCCCAAAAGAGTAAATTTTTCGCCAATGCCTAGTCCTAGTTATACCAAAATCAATGTGTCCCCGGGTCCATCACCATCTAAGGGTAGGTCATCCATCAAAAGCCTACTTCCAAAACTAAGTTTCAAATACCGGAGTTCTACTTCCGAGATTGAGAAAGCTgccattcttgcacttggagcTTCTTCAACAGGGACACGAGAGAAGCCTCTAACCCCAAGGACATCGTCTCTTACAAAACTTTTCACACCCAAAATGAAGAGGACATCGTCTTTACCGGTGTCCCCAATTGCTCACTCAAATCCAGAGTCTATGCATGGGGGAAACACAATTGATCTGCTGGATTCTGCT AAAGGAGGATCACTGCTACCTATTCATCGTTCACATTCAGTCCCTGTGATTAACAAAGATGAAAGCATAAGGCAGATGGATTCTTTAGGTGGTGTATTTCGTGTAGTTCCTACTACTCCAAGAGTGGCAGAAGTGACTGTTGCAACAGCAATTGCTAGTCCAACAGTTGATGCTG gtggaaatgatgatgatggtgaagATATTCCTGAAGAAGAAGCGGTTTGTAGAATCTGCATGATCGAACTGGGGGAAGGTGCTGATACCCTTAAGATGGAATGTAGCTGCAAGGGTGAACTTGCACTTGCACACCAAGAATGTGCTGTAAAATGGTTTAGCATCAAAGGTAACAAAACATGCGATGTCTGCAAGCAAGAGGTCCAGAACCTACCTGTCACTCTTTTACGAATTCAAAATGCCCAGGCACTTAACTTGCAAGGAAATAGAGGTCGGCAAGCTGAGGCTACTGGATATAG GGTTTGGCAGGATGTTCCTGTTCTTGTCATTGTCAGCATGCTTGCTTACTTTTGTTTTCTTGAGCAGCTTCTG GTTAGGAAAATGGGTTCTAGTGCGATTGCCATCTCTCTCCCATTTTCCTGCATATTGGGCCTTCTTGCATCCATGACATCAACAACATTGG TAAGAAGAAGGTATGTCTGGGTCTATGCGAGTATTCAATTTGGACTGGTGGTTTTCTTTGCACATATTTTCTATTCACTG TTTCATGTGCAGGCCGTATTATCTGTCCTCCTGGCCACATTTGCTGGATTCGGAGTTACTATGTGCGGGAACTCCTTTGTTGTTGAGTTTTTAAAATGGAGGAGAAGGTGGCTGGCTGGGTCAGATCAACAACACAGTTCTCAGGAGGTGACACAGATGGATGGATCACCTGGAACTGCAAATCCACCACAAACAGGTTCTCCACACCATGAAACTGAAATGGGAAATTCTGGGAATCCACGGGGAAGCTga